A genomic region of Elaeis guineensis isolate ETL-2024a chromosome 9, EG11, whole genome shotgun sequence contains the following coding sequences:
- the LOC105051964 gene encoding auxin response factor 18-like: MAMNASTELPVVDPQVWHACAGTAAKLPPVGSLVYYFPQGHAEQASSLPDFPTVSAAGGRLPSHFLCRAAAIGFHAEPDTDEVFARIVLEPCSTTPPPLSPEASSSSVEEPDDGGAVVFVKALTPSDANNGGGFSMPRFGAESIFPPLDMAAVPPVQNLTIRDLHGKVWTFRHIFRGVPPRHLLTTGWSRFSDAKKLVAGDALVFIKKRDHRLYVGIRRAPRFSSRGPQASLPPAAAPRDKRLEVHVGARHGFSRNDRGRVPAEVVVEALRLGRMGRPFEVVHYPMASAADFVVGVEKVNAALRVPWFVGMRVRMSVEIEGSSRTRVFQGTVSEITAQDQDRWSLSPWRVLQVAWDEAGVLQNVHSVSPWQVDLDSATPQMQTLNPPTRRPGILQCFDLLMDAAGRMSSPMTEKSDTIMASTAPSLLSYDMFPAGMQGARHNSVSIPNFPSFAPSNTHNLYLDNQFSNDVQQKTTEVSKELNVASTSQSESSSPLSQGSIHFQGMELPASAVRNPNEEDISPPFKLFGQIIHIVQPPDADKRYK; encoded by the exons ATGGCGATGAATGCTTCAACCGAGCTGCCGGTGGTCGATCCCCAGGTCTGGCACGCCTGCGCCGGCACAGCTGCCAAGCTCCCTCCAGTCGGATCCCTCGTCTATTACTTCCCCCAAGGCCACGCCGAGCAGGCTTCCTCCTTACCCGATTTTCCCACTGTCTCCGCCGCCGGTGGCCGGCTCCCTTCCCACTTCCTCTGCCGCGCTGCCGCCATCGGCTTCCACGCCGAACCCGACACGGACGAGGTGTTCGCCCGCATCGTGCTCGAGCCCTGCTCCACTACGCCGCCGCCTCTCTCGCCGGAGGCGTCGTCGTCCTCGGTGGAGGAACCGGACGACGGCGGGGCGGTGGTGTTCGTAAAGGCTCTGACGCCGAGCGACGCGAACAATGGCGGGGGGTTCTCGATGCCGAGGTTCGGCGCGGAGTCTATCTTTCCGCCGCTGGACATGGCTGCGGTGCCGCCGGTCCAGAACTTGACGATCCGCGACCTCCATGGAAAGGTGTGGACCTTTCGGCATATCTTCCGGGGGGTTCCCCCCCGACACCTGCTGACCACCGGGTGGAGCAGGTTCAGTGACGCCAAGAAGCTCGTTGCCGGCGACGCATTGGTCTTCATAAAGAAACGGGACCACCGGCTCTACGTGGGAATCAGGCGGGCGCCGAGGTTCTCTTCCCGCGGCCCCCAGGCTTCTCTTCCCCCGGCGGCGGCGCCTCGGGACAAGAGGTTAGAGGTGCATGTGGGCGCCCGGCATGGGTTTTCGAGGAACGACAGGGGGAGGGTTCCGGCGGAGGTGGTGGTGGAGGCGCTGAGACTGGGGAGGATGGGCCGGCCGTTTGAGGTGGTCCACTATCCAATGGCCTCAGCAGCGGACTTTGTGGTGGGGGTGGAGAAGGTGAATGCGGCGTTGAGAGTGCCTTGGTTTGTCGGGATGAGGGTCCGGATGTCGGTGGAGATAGAGGGGTCGTCCAGGACGAGAGTGTTCCAAGGAACAGTATCCGAAATCACCGCCCAGGACCAAGACCGGTGGTCCCTTTCTCCGTGGCGGGTGCTTCAG GTTGCCTGGGATGAGGCAGGGGTTTTGCAAAATGTTCATAGTGTTAGTCCTTGGCAAGTGGACTTAGATTCTGCCACTCCTCAAATGCAAACCCTAAACCCTCCTACCAGGAGACCAGGGATTTTACAGTGTTTCGATTTACTCAtggatgcagcaggaagaatgTCCTCTCCTATGACAGAAAAGAGTGATACGATAATGGCCAGTACGGCACCATCACTGTTGAGTTACGATATGTTTCCTGCTGGCATGCAGGGAGCCAGGCATAATTCAGTCAGCATACCAAATTTTCCCAGTTTTGCACCCAGCAATACTCATAACTTGTACCTTGATAATCAGTTTAGCAATGATGTGCAACAGAAAACAACTGAGGTCTCTAAAGAATTGAATGTTGCAAGTACATCGCAGTCAGAGAGCTCATCACCTCTCAGCCAAGGTAGCATCCATTTCCAGGGCATGGAGCTTCCTGCTTCTGCAGTTCGCAATCCAAATGAAGAAGATATTAGTCCTCCTTTTAAGTTGTTCGGTCAGATCATCCACATAGTTCAGCCCCCTGATGCTGATAAAAGATACAAATAA